From Paraburkholderia sabiae, a single genomic window includes:
- a CDS encoding alpha/beta fold hydrolase, producing the protein MKLTLRSSLVAVSLSACVALSGIDARAAVAASSVSSSAPSAAPADDGPAYGPELQGFNYPAPVHQFEFNSQGEALHMAYMDIAPEHPNGRTVVLLHGKNFCGATWEGSIERLSAAGYRVIAPDQIGFCKSSKPQRYQFSFQQLARNTHALLESIGVKNATIVGHSTGGMLAVRYALMYPGETQQLVLVNPIGLEDWKAKGVPSLSVDQWYERELKTTADGIRRYEQATYYSGQWRSDFEPWVQMLAGMYRGPGKKEVAWDSALLYDMIYTQPVVYELGLLKMPTLLLIGDKDTTAIGKDAAPPEVRAKIGHYPELAKLTKQAIPHATLVEFAELGHAPQMQDPVAFHKALLDGLAALPASH; encoded by the coding sequence ATGAAACTGACATTGCGTTCATCGCTCGTTGCCGTTTCCCTTTCTGCCTGCGTCGCGTTGTCGGGCATCGATGCCCGCGCCGCCGTTGCTGCTAGTTCCGTCAGTTCTTCCGCGCCTTCGGCCGCACCCGCCGACGACGGTCCCGCCTATGGGCCGGAGTTGCAGGGCTTCAACTATCCGGCGCCCGTGCATCAGTTCGAGTTCAACTCGCAAGGCGAGGCGCTGCATATGGCTTACATGGACATTGCGCCTGAGCATCCGAACGGTCGCACGGTCGTGTTGCTGCACGGCAAGAATTTTTGCGGCGCGACATGGGAAGGTTCGATCGAACGATTGTCGGCGGCGGGGTATCGCGTGATCGCGCCGGATCAGATCGGCTTTTGCAAGTCGAGCAAGCCGCAGCGTTACCAGTTCAGCTTTCAGCAGCTCGCGCGCAACACGCATGCGCTGCTCGAATCGATCGGCGTGAAGAATGCGACGATCGTCGGTCATTCGACGGGCGGCATGCTCGCGGTCCGCTATGCGCTGATGTACCCGGGCGAGACTCAGCAGCTGGTGCTCGTCAATCCCATCGGACTCGAGGACTGGAAGGCGAAGGGCGTGCCGTCGCTGTCCGTCGACCAGTGGTACGAGCGCGAGCTGAAGACGACGGCGGACGGCATCCGCCGCTACGAGCAGGCGACCTACTATTCGGGCCAGTGGCGCAGCGATTTCGAGCCGTGGGTGCAGATGCTCGCGGGGATGTATCGCGGGCCGGGCAAGAAGGAAGTCGCGTGGGACTCGGCGCTGCTGTACGACATGATCTATACGCAGCCCGTCGTCTACGAACTCGGCTTGCTGAAGATGCCGACGTTGCTCTTGATCGGCGACAAGGATACGACGGCGATCGGCAAGGACGCTGCGCCGCCCGAGGTGCGCGCGAAGATCGGCCACTATCCGGAACTCGCGAAGCTGACGAAGCAGGCGATTCCGCACGCGACGCTCGTCGAGTTCGCCGAGCTTGGCCACGCGCCGCAGATGCAGGATCCCGTGGCGTTTCACAAGGCGTTGCTCGACGGGCTGGCGGCTTTGCCCGCGAGCCATTGA